In Akkermansia muciniphila, the DNA window GTCAGCTCCCTTTTGGCCTTCTCATAGGCTGCCGTCTGTTCACGGACCAGGGCTTCCCCCTTGCGGTTGACGCGGTCCAGTTCCTGCGGGAGGCTGGCCTGGAGCTTGAGCAGGTCCGCCCGGTTCTCCGTCACCTTGAAATCCCTGCTCTTCGTGTTGGAAGCTTCCGCGCGCTGGATGCGGTTGATGTCCAGCCGGGTTTCCACCTGGCGTATCTGCTCTTGAAGCCTGTCCCGGGCGCTGGCGAGCTGCTGGCGGGTGGTGTCCAGTTTGCTCTTGAGTTCCTCCACGTCCGCGGAACGCTGGTCATACTGTTCCAGAAGACGGGCTATCCGGCTTTCCACGGAACGCGCATTGGGCTTTCCCTTATCCGCCGGCAGCGTTTTTTGCCCGGCAGCGGACTGGTCCGCCTTTTCCATCTGGGCGTCCCAGTACTTGCGGATGGCCTCCTCCTTCCGCTGGATGGCCGCCTGAAGCCGTGCGGCCTGCTGCTCATGAAGTTCCGCCGCCTCGTCAAACCGTTCCCGGGCCGCATCCAGTTCCGGGTACGGCTCCTGCTCCATGGCTTTTATGGCTTCATGCTGCGGCGCGAGTCCGGTTTGGTAATAATCCCAGCCGTAATAGCCGCCGGCGAGCAACAGGATAAGAAGGAGATAACGCATAAGTGGAAGGAGGGTAGAGTCAGAAGTTAAACTTATAGTGGAAGTTCCGCCGGAATTTGCAAACTATAAAATCAGCCATCCGGAGCTTTTTCCCTCCGGAGGCGGAATAATGATAAATCCGCGGTCAGGAGCCCGTAAAGTTCTTTGAAGCTATACTTTCAAACCATGTCTATTTTTTCATCACGCAGGCAATTTCTCAAATCCCTGGGGCTGGCGGCCGGAGCGGCTGCCGCCGGAAACGTTCTCCCCGGGCAGGCCCTGGAGATACCTTCCGGTGACAGCCTCTGGCACTCCGGCGCCAAGGCGTCCCCGCGGCCTTCCGGCTCCATGTACATGGGGGGCTTCAAGGCCCCCAAACTGGGCCGCATCAGGCTGGCCTTTATTGGCGTGGGAGGGCGCGGATTCTCCCACCTGGCGCAAATGTGCGTGATGGACGGCGTGGAAATTGTGGGCGTGTGCGATTTAAAGGAAGACCTGACCAAGCGCGGCGTGGACCGCGTGCTGACCAAAATGGGAAAAACGCCGCTGGGTTATTCCGGCGGGGACACGGCATACCTGACCATGCTGAAGGAGCTGAACCCGGACGCCGTCATCATCAGCACGGACTGGAGCACGCATGCGAAAATCGCCTGTGACAGCATGAAGCACGGCGCGCACGCCTTTGTGGAAGTCCCGCTGGCCGTTTCCATGGAAGAACTCTGGAACCTGGTAGACACCAGCGAGGCCACCAGGAAGCACTGCATGATGATGGAAAACGTCAACTACGGGCGGGATGAACTCATGTTCCTGAACATGGTCCGGCAGGGCGTCATCGGCGAGCTGCTCCACGGGGAGGCCGCCTACATCCACTGCCTGGTGACGCAGCTGGGGGATACGCGCGGGGAAGGAGCCTGGAGGCCTGAATACCATACCAGAATCAACGCCAACCTGTACCCCACCCACGGACTGGGCCCGGTGGCGCAGTACATGGGCCTGGCCCGCGGGGAAGACCATTTCAGCCGGGTGGCGGCCTTCGCCTCTCCCGCGCTGGGACGCAACGCGTACGCGAAGAAGCACCTCCCCGCGGACCACCGCTGGAACCGCACCCCCTTCATTTGCGGGGACATGAACACGGCCATCGTCAAGACGCAGCTGGGGCGCACCATCGTCGTCCAGTTGGATGAAACCTCCCCCCGGCCCTATTCCCGCGCCAACCTGATCCAGGGCACGGAGGGAACGCTTGCCGGTTTCCCGACCCGCGTGGCCGGTGAAAAGCTGGGCAACGGCAACTACCATGAATGGATTGAAGGCAGGGAAAAGCTGGCCGCCATTTATGAGAAGTACGACCACCCGCTCTGGAAGCGCATCGGGGATCTGGCCCAGAAAATGGGCGGGCACGGCGGCATGGACTTCGTGATGCTTTCCCGCATCGTGGAATGCTTGCAGAATGGCGAACCGATGGACCAGAACGTTTATGAAGGCGCCGCCTGGTCTTCCCTGCTGCCGCTGACGGCCCATTCCATCGCCCAGGGCGGCATGCCCGTGGAATTCCCGGACTTTACCCGCGGAGACTGGAAAACCACGGCGCCGCTGGCCGTGATTTCCTGAATGGATTCCAGGTCTTGATGAAGTGAAAGGCGCGTTTTCAGGGACGCATAGGCAATAATCCAATTAAAATATTGAAATGAAGTGGTTTTTTTGAAATAAACAATCCTGAACGTTTATTACAGAATAAATGGAAAAAGATAGGATATACTTGTTCCGAACCATACATCCTGTAGGTCAGGGAGGATTTTATACAGAGCGGTTTAAAGAAATTTCATCTCTCAAAAAGAAATCATACAATGTAGTCTATGATTGCGGAAGCGACACTGGAAAAGCCGGAAACGGAATATCCAGGTACGTGCAAAGGGAAATTGATTCTGTCTTTTCCAAGAATGAAAAAATAGATATTGTCTTCATTTCCCATTTGGATAACGACCACATCAATGGCGTGGAGTATTTGATGAGGGAGCATGATGTACGGAATATTTGTATTCCTCTGCTCAATAGTAACGAGAAATTGCTGGCCTTGGTAAAATGCGCTGTTGAAGGCCTCAAGGAAACCTCCTTTGTGTACAAGTTCATTCTTGACCCGGTGGAAAGTGTGAGCGGACTCCCTAAGCCTCCGCGGATTATTTTCGTGAGTCCTCTGGGGGAAAATTTCGAAAACAGAGAAAGATCAATCCTGCCTATTAATCAATTTCCGGATAATTTAAAAACCGGAAACCAGATCGTTTTAGAGAATTCGGAAAGTATAGGAATTCCCCGCCTTCATGGGAAAAGGGGGTATTTCTGGATCTATTTACCTGTGAATCTGGATGGAGCGGAGCTTTCTGAAAAGCTGGAAGGGTATTTAAATGAAGAAAAAATTCCTGTTCCGGCGAATTCGGAGGAAATAAAAATGTTGCTGAAAAAAAGAAGTGCTTTTAAAAAATTAAAAGCATTCTATCAGGCACTTCCGCATGGTGGAATAAACGCTCATTCAATGATGGTATATTCCGGTCCATGCGAAGAAGACAGCTGCCGCCTGGCGGATTTCCGGAGGCTTGCATATGTGGATTGGCCTCCCAGCCTGTATACTCATTTTTATTATGAAAAATTGTATAGATACCCCAAATATTCAGGGTGCATGTATACAGGGGATTTTGCCGTTGATAAGATAAAATGGTCCAGAGTAAAAACATACTGTGCTCCCCTGACCGACCATGTAGGAGTGTTGCAGATACCCCACCATGGTTCCAGGCATAATTATGATCCCTGCATGCTGAAAAGTAATCCGGTTTGCTTTATTTCTGCCGGAAGGTCTAATAAGTACGGGCATCCGGACAGAAGTGTGATGGAGGATGTATTTATGGAAACACAAGCGTTTCCCCTGCTGGTAACAGAGTCCAGGTGGGACCAGGTTAATTTCATTTATGAAATAGAGCCACAGTTTCTTCATTGTCCCCAACGTTTTGGATGGGATAGGTAATCGCAGGGATTCAAGAGAAGAGCTGTTAATTACTGAACTTCCGTCCGGTTTCCGTGCTGAAATATCAGGAATGGTAGCGGGAAAATAAGTTATTTAATTCTTCCGCACTCATGTTCATGAGCCATTGTTCCGGGCCTCCGGAGAACAGGTCGTCCGCCATGCGGCGTTTTTCCGACAGCATGGCGTCAATGCGGTCCTCAATGGTGCCGCGGCAGATCAGGCGGTGCACCAGCACGTTCCGGTGCTGGCCGATGCGGTAGGCCCGGTCCGTGGCCTGGTTTTCCACGGCGGGGTTCCACCAGCGGTCCACATGGATGACGTGGGAGGCCTGGGTGAGCGTCAAGCCGGTTCCGGCGGCTTTCAGGGACAGGATGCAGAAGGGAGGCCCGGATTCCTTCTGGAAGGCGTTTACGATGCCCTGCCGTTCAGGAATGGGGGTGCCCCCGTGCAGCGTGAGTCCGGAACGGCCGAAGACGGAGGAGAGCAGGTCATGCAGGTGGGGGATGATGGAGCGGAACTGGGTGAAGAGGATGGCTTTTTCCTGCCGGGCGGCAATGGAGGCGCACAGTTCCTGAAGGCGCAGGAACTTTCCGGAGCGTTCCGGAGCGTAGTCGTCCGTGCCCTGGAACTGGGCGGGATGGTTGCAAATCTGCTTGAGGCGCGCCAGTACGGGAAGGATCAGCATGAGGCGCGTGGCGGGATCCGGTTCATCCAGCATGGCGTGCAGGGCGTCTATCTGCGTCTGGTACAGGACGGCCTGCTCCGGCGTGAGAGGGCAGTAGGCGGGGATCTCCGTCTTGTCCGGCAGGTCCGGGACCAGAGCCGGGTCCGTCTTCATTCTGCGCAGGATAAAAGGGCGCACCAGGCGGCGCAGCGGGGCATAGCCGCGTTCCAGGGTGCGGGTGAAGGCTTCAAAGCTTTTCCTGTTTCCCAGCAGCCCCGGATTCAGGAATTCCATCAGGCTCCATAGCTCGTTCAGGTTGTTTTCCACAGGCGTGCCGGACAGGGCGGCGCGCCGTTCCCCGTGCAGGGCGCGGATGGCGCGGGAGCGTGCGGAGCCGGCGTTTTTAATGGCCTGGGCTTCATCCAGAATGATGGCGGGGAAATACAGTTCCGCCAGGCTGGGCGTGCGCGCCGCCATGCCGTACGTGGTGATGACGGCGTGGCAGTTTTCCCGGCGCGGGCTTTCTCCCGGCTGCCATGAGTCCGGTGCGGAGGGGTGCATGATGCGCAGCGCGAGTTCCGGAGCGAAGCGTTCCGCTTCTTCCTTCCAGTTGGACAGGAGGGAGGCCGGAGCCACGATCAGTGCCGGGAGGCCGTCCAGCCGTCCTTCCCTGCGCAGGGCATCCAGCCACGCAATGGCCTGGAGGGTTTTTCCCAGTCCCATATCATCCGCCAGGCAGGCGCCGAAGCCGCGTTCCGTGACCCGGTACAGGAAGGAGAAGCCCTCTTTCTGGTAGGGCCGCATCAGTGCGTTCAAATGGGGCGGAAGCGCCGGCACGGATGAGGGAACCTCCCCCGCCAGAATGTCCAGCGCCTGCCGGAGCCCCGTGCCCGGTTCCATCACGCAGTCTTCATCCGGTTCCGGAAGCTGCGCCAGCTGGCCGGAAGGGCCGTTGACAAGCAGTCTCAGCCCCTGCACCAGGGGGATGCCCAGGGAGCTCATCATGCGCGCGGCCTTGTTCCACCGGTCCATCAGGTCCCGGACCTTTTGGGCGTCCACGCGCACCCATTCCCCTTTGAAGCGGATCAGGCCGTCCCCGTTATTAAGCAGTTCTTCCAGTTCCTCCGGGGGCAGGTCCCGGCCTCCCAGCGTGGCGGAGACGGAGAACCTCAGCAGGCTGTGGACGGAAAGGCCGGAGGAGTGGGCCGTTTTTTCTCCGCCGGGAGCATCCGCCGTGACTTTCACCTGCAATTTGGGAGGGGCCTTTTTCCACAAGTTTACCATGCGCACGATGATGCCCGCGCGTTCATACGCCGGAGAGTCCTGAAGGAAGTCCCGCGCCTCCGTGGCGCTCCAGGCCAGCGGGGCATAAATCTTCCCGTTATCCAGCAGGCGCTGGAGCAGGGGGCTTTCCTGCGCCGCTTCCTTCAGCGGCTGGAGCACGGCCAGCAGGGCCGTATGGTTCCCTTCATGAAGTTTCAGGGCGGTGGAGAGGGGAAGATGGCGTGCCTGGTTGTCCGCCGCGCTCTGATGCGCGAAGGTAGCCATGAAGGCAAAGGGGCGGGAGCCCGTGGCGTCATCCCGGTTTTCCGCCAGGTGGAAGAATACCTTGCCGATCTGGTTCCAGGGGGCGCCCAGACCGTTCAGCCAGGCGGCGGGCGTGATGCCGCGGACCGTGATTTCCCTGTTCACCAGCCGCCGGAAGTCCTCAAGCCAGCCTGCGATGACGCCGGGAGTCACGTATTCCGCACCCGGTACGGGAGGGAATTGCTCCGCCAGGGCTGCTCTTTCTGCCGGGGTGCCCAGCAGGTGGTCCAGAACGGTAGCCGCCTCATCCGGTCTTTCCGCGGTGGCATGCGCCATGCGGGTGAGCGCCTGGCGCGCCAGATTCTTGATGAAAAAAGCAGCCGGATCCGGCGCGGTTTCCCAGTTGGACACGGCCAGGGCGTACAGCCCGTTTCCTGTTCCTTCTTCAAACAGGCGGTCGAAGGGGGGGATATCCGTCACAAGAGCCCCGGAGGGAAGAATGCGGAATCCGCTGAAGTTCCGCTCCTCTTCCGGCGCTGCGTGATGGGGGTCCGGCTGCATGGCTGGCGGGAGTGTAGCATGCCCGCGCAGCTTGTTCAATCCATCCTGCCGCACGGGGGCATGCAGTGCCCGTGCCCGTTACAGGGCGAACGTGTTTGTCTTGATGATGGGGAGTTTGGGCGGCGGCGGGTTGAAAAGCTCCTTGATCTGTTTCAGGTAGGTAATCAGGGCATCGCGGACCTTGATGCCGGTCGGTTTGCCATTTCCCCTCTGGGGGAACTTGAAGTTGTTGCACAGGTAGTCCCCCATCGCCACGGTATAGACCACGTTGTTTTTCAGGGTGCTGCTGATGCTTGGCGTAACGCCGTCCATGATCTGGTAGGAAAAACCGGAGCAGTAAATTTCCAGAATGCCGCCCTCATCCTCTGACGGAGACATGAATTTGGTCAGGATCAGCTGTTCAATGTCCGCCTTGCTCATGGAGCAGGTGACGATCTTTTCCCGGAAGGGCTCCATTTCATAAATATCCTTGATCGTAATGGGGCCCTTGCAGAGATGGCTCTTGGCCCGTACGCCGCCGCGGTTGTAAATAGCGATGTCGGAATTGGAGGCCTGCTGGATGGCCTTGCAGAAAATGGTGCCTATGGTGACGTGCGTAAGGTCTTCCCCGGCTACGCCTACCTGCTCCTTGAAGAGCGGGTTTCCGGTGAACTGCTGCACAAGTTTTTCCACTTCCGGGTCGTTGGGTATCTTTTCGTCCAGGCCGACAGCCTTCGTTGATTTGGAGAGGATGGAGACCGGTTTTTCCGTGGAAAAGGTAATTTCCGTAACGCCTGCATGGCTCAGCCTGTGGCCCGTGTGGCTGAGCAGGGTTCCGCTCCTAAGCTGGCCGTTGGGAAGCATGACATGGGTATGGCCACCCAGAATGACGTCGATATTCGGGGAATACTTCATCATTTTCATGTCGTGTTCATAACCAAGGTGGCTCAGGATGACATTGATGGTGTTATGGTGCAGGCGGAACCTGTCCATGATGCCCTTGTAGTCATCTTCATCCGGCAGTTTCCATGAAATGCCTCCCATTCTCCGGACGTCCGTGGTCTGCAAGTCCGCCAGTCCAATGAACCCTACGGAAATGGGAGTGCCCTTGAGAGGTATGCTGGCATAGGGTAAAAAACAATTGGTCAGCGTGGGGGAGGGATTAACGTTGGTAATGACGAACTTGGTGTGCGGCATTCCCTTGATGTGGTCGCGGAGGGCCTCCTGCCCGTAATCCAGGTCATGGTTCCCGACGGTTGCCAGATCAAATCCCAGCTTGTTCATCAGGATGGTGAGGGGTTCGCCGCGTTTTTCCCATTCGTCCACGTAGGGGTTGCCCATGAAATAGTCCCCTGAATCAACCAGGAGGACGTGCGGGTATTTGGCGCGGTATTGTTTTACCAGCGTGGCCAGTTTGGGGAATTTGTCCAGATTGCCGTGAATATCGCTGGTGGAAATAATGATCAGCGTTTTATTGGGGTCCGACTTAAGCTTCTGGGCCAGGGAAAACGGGCACAGGCAGGCCAGACCGGCAAGGATGATGCGTGGCGGAATCATGGACGGAAAAGTAGAGCTGCGGAAAGGATGAGAGGGAGATTAGCGGGCGAAAACCTCATAAGGCCCGTCGCCCACGGAAATGACTTCCAGACGGACCTTGGATACGCCGCGGCTGCGCAGGCCGATGTGGCTTGCGGCGGCCGCGGTGAGGTCAATCAGGCGGTTGCTGTGAAAAGGCCCTCGGTTGTTGATGCGGACGATGGCGGATTTGCCGGTTGCCAGGCAGGTGACTTTCACCTTGCACGGCATCGGCAGGGTGGTGTGGGCCGCTGTCATGGAGCTCTGGGGATTAATGTACTCTCCGGATGAAGTCTTCATGCTGCGGCCTTTCCCTCCGTACCATGAGGCATAGCCGGTTTCACTGTATTTCAGGGCATCAGCTACGCTCATGGGTGTATATCTTTTCCCCCGCACCCGGTAGGGAGCATTTTTTACATGCGCCTCTGCCGCTTGTACGGACGGGGCCGTTTTCCGTGCGCACTTCTCCGTGGTGGAGCAGGCCGGCATCAGAAAAAGCAGCAGGACGGGGATGGACCAATTCACGCTTTTTATCTTTAACACATGTTTATAATCTTGTATAACAAAAAAGAAACAGGAATTGAAATTTAAGGGGTAGGGAGGGTAGAAAGGAATCTTTCGCCCGCTGAGGTTTACCAGTTGAGCGGTGTGGAAAAATGCAGTATGCTTGCCCGCATGAATCCTTCCAAGGTAATTGGCCTGGTCGCGCTGGCGGAGAAACCGGGGCTGGCGGAAGCGCTGCGCATCATGCGCCGTGAGCTTGCCCGCCACGGACTGGGCTCCTGCGTCATTGAAACGCCTGATGCCCTGGAACAATGCATCACCCGGTGCAGTCTGCTGGTGACTTTCGGGGGGGACGGCACCATGCTTACCGTCTCTACCCTGGCGGCCATGCACCATGTGCCCCTGGCGGGGGTGAACCTGGGGCGCCTGGGATTCATGACCACCTGTTCCGTGCAGGAGCTGCCTCTGCTGGCGTATGCGCTCCAGGAGGGGGCCTACCTGACGGATGACCGCTCCATGCTGGAGGTGGTCAAGATGGGGGTGGACGGCTCTCCGGGCCCTCTCCGCAAGCTGGCGCTGAATGAAGTTTCCCTCATCCGCGCCCAGTCCGGCAAGATGGTGGACCTGGATGCGGAGATAGACGGGGAACTGCTGAACCGCTACCATGCGGACGGCGTTCTGGTCTCCACTCCCACCGGTTCCACGGCGTATTCCCTTTCCGCGGGGGGCCCCCTGGTATGGCCCATGTCCCGGGTGGTGTGCGTTACTCCCATCTGTCCGCACAGCCTGACCAACCGCTCCGTGGTGCTTCCGGATACCATGACCATCCGCCTGCGTCCCCGTGAGCGCCGCGGACGCTTTGACTCCATGGTTTATTCCCTGGACGGCCGTTCCGCCTATCCCATTGAAGTGGGGGAAAGCCTCCTGATCCGGAAAGCTCCGGAAACCCTCTCCCTGGTTCATCTCCGGAAGCAGAACTTCGGCGCCCTCCTGAGGGCCAAGCTGCGCTGGCAGGGAGCGGAGATTCCCACGGATGATGAGTAAAACGTTACGGGGGCCCGGAAACGGGAGTCCGGCGGCCTGTTCCCGTAGCGGCGGCTTGCGGGCCGGAGCGCACCTCCATTGGTCGTTCCTCATTGGCGGAGGGGCGGTAAAACGATTTTTTTAGGATGCGGGCTTGACGAAAAGGCCCATCCTATAATACTCTTCCTGCCCTACCACCAAGGGGGTGGTAGATCTTAATCGCATAAACGCGTAAGAAATAGTCATATATGAAGACCCACGTGAAAAAAGGTGATGAAGTAGAAATCATCGCCGGACGTAACCACAAGGGCAAGCGCGGCACCGTTCTCGCCGTAAATGCTTCCAAAGGTACTGTCATCGTAGAAGGCGTCCGCACCCTGAAAAAGGCTGTGCGCCCGACCGAACAGAACCCGGAAGGCGGCATTCAGGAGATTAACGGCCCGATTCACATCTCCAACGTGAAAAAAGTAGGCTAGGCCTCCGGCCTGACCCTGCGCTTAAGCCATACCAATCATTAATAAAGAGCTGACCCGCTAAAACAATGAGTACACCAACACTGCAAACATACTACCGTGAAAAGGTCGTTCCCGGCCTTCAAGCGAAGCATGCATACAAGAACGTGCATCAGATTCCCCGCCTGGAGAAGATTGTTGTCACCTCCTGCATGGGCAAGCACCCGGACCGCAAACAGGCCGTGGAAGATGCCGTTAACGAAATTGCCAAAATCACCGGACAGAAGCCGTCCACTACCTTTGCCCGCAAGAGCGTGGCTAACTTCAAGGTGCGTGAAGGCGAACCTCTGGGAGCCCGCGTAACGCTGCGCGGCACCCGCATGTGGGAATTCCTGGACCGCTTCATCAACGTTACGGCTCCGAACATCCGCGACTTCCGCGGCCTTCCCTACAAGTCCTTTGACGGCAACGGGAACTATGCTATCGGTATCTCTGACCAGTCCATCTTCCCCGAAATCGAACTTGACCAGATCAAGCGTCAGATCGGCTTCGACATCATTTTCGTGACCACCGCTCCTACGGACGATGAAGGCCGCGACCTGCTCCGCGCCCTGGGCGTTCCCATGCGCGAACCGAAGAAGGCCGAAGAAACTCAACCCGCTAACGCCTAACTATTTCTTACCATGGCCGTATTAAGTGACCCCATTTCTGACTTCCTCACCCGCCTGAAAAACGCCAGCCTGGCCGGCAACGAGGAATTTACCGCTCCCTGCTCCAACATCAAGGTGGAAATCGCCCGGATTCTGCAGGAAGAAGGCTACATCTGGAACTATGAAGTGACCGGTGAAGGCACCAAGAAGCAAATCAAGGTGAAGACCAAGTTTACCTCCCAGGGCAAGCCGGTCGTTACCGAAGTGAAGCGCAGCTCCAAGCCGGGCCGCCGTCAGTACGTTTCTTCCGAGGACATTCCCCGCGTTCTCAGTGGGCTTGGCATTGCCATCGTCTCCACCTCCCGTGGTGTGATGACTGGTGCGCAGGCGCGCAAGCAGAGCATCGGTGGCGAACTTCTCGCCCTTGTCTGGTAACCATTAACATTTCCTAAACATATGTCCCGAGTTGGTAAAAAATCCATCACATTGCCGGACAAGGTAACGGTAAAGGTTAACGGCTCTTCCGTTCAGGTGGAAGGCCCCAAAGGCAAGCTTTCCTGGACTCTCCCGGAAGGCATCACCGCCACCGTTGAAGGCAATCAGCTGTCTGTTGACCGCGCTGG includes these proteins:
- a CDS encoding Gfo/Idh/MocA family protein; its protein translation is MSIFSSRRQFLKSLGLAAGAAAAGNVLPGQALEIPSGDSLWHSGAKASPRPSGSMYMGGFKAPKLGRIRLAFIGVGGRGFSHLAQMCVMDGVEIVGVCDLKEDLTKRGVDRVLTKMGKTPLGYSGGDTAYLTMLKELNPDAVIISTDWSTHAKIACDSMKHGAHAFVEVPLAVSMEELWNLVDTSEATRKHCMMMENVNYGRDELMFLNMVRQGVIGELLHGEAAYIHCLVTQLGDTRGEGAWRPEYHTRINANLYPTHGLGPVAQYMGLARGEDHFSRVAAFASPALGRNAYAKKHLPADHRWNRTPFICGDMNTAIVKTQLGRTIVVQLDETSPRPYSRANLIQGTEGTLAGFPTRVAGEKLGNGNYHEWIEGREKLAAIYEKYDHPLWKRIGDLAQKMGGHGGMDFVMLSRIVECLQNGEPMDQNVYEGAAWSSLLPLTAHSIAQGGMPVEFPDFTRGDWKTTAPLAVIS
- a CDS encoding MBL fold metallo-hydrolase, whose translation is MEKDRIYLFRTIHPVGQGGFYTERFKEISSLKKKSYNVVYDCGSDTGKAGNGISRYVQREIDSVFSKNEKIDIVFISHLDNDHINGVEYLMREHDVRNICIPLLNSNEKLLALVKCAVEGLKETSFVYKFILDPVESVSGLPKPPRIIFVSPLGENFENRERSILPINQFPDNLKTGNQIVLENSESIGIPRLHGKRGYFWIYLPVNLDGAELSEKLEGYLNEEKIPVPANSEEIKMLLKKRSAFKKLKAFYQALPHGGINAHSMMVYSGPCEEDSCRLADFRRLAYVDWPPSLYTHFYYEKLYRYPKYSGCMYTGDFAVDKIKWSRVKTYCAPLTDHVGVLQIPHHGSRHNYDPCMLKSNPVCFISAGRSNKYGHPDRSVMEDVFMETQAFPLLVTESRWDQVNFIYEIEPQFLHCPQRFGWDR
- a CDS encoding DEAD/DEAH box helicase, which produces MQPDPHHAAPEEERNFSGFRILPSGALVTDIPPFDRLFEEGTGNGLYALAVSNWETAPDPAAFFIKNLARQALTRMAHATAERPDEAATVLDHLLGTPAERAALAEQFPPVPGAEYVTPGVIAGWLEDFRRLVNREITVRGITPAAWLNGLGAPWNQIGKVFFHLAENRDDATGSRPFAFMATFAHQSAADNQARHLPLSTALKLHEGNHTALLAVLQPLKEAAQESPLLQRLLDNGKIYAPLAWSATEARDFLQDSPAYERAGIIVRMVNLWKKAPPKLQVKVTADAPGGEKTAHSSGLSVHSLLRFSVSATLGGRDLPPEELEELLNNGDGLIRFKGEWVRVDAQKVRDLMDRWNKAARMMSSLGIPLVQGLRLLVNGPSGQLAQLPEPDEDCVMEPGTGLRQALDILAGEVPSSVPALPPHLNALMRPYQKEGFSFLYRVTERGFGACLADDMGLGKTLQAIAWLDALRREGRLDGLPALIVAPASLLSNWKEEAERFAPELALRIMHPSAPDSWQPGESPRRENCHAVITTYGMAARTPSLAELYFPAIILDEAQAIKNAGSARSRAIRALHGERRAALSGTPVENNLNELWSLMEFLNPGLLGNRKSFEAFTRTLERGYAPLRRLVRPFILRRMKTDPALVPDLPDKTEIPAYCPLTPEQAVLYQTQIDALHAMLDEPDPATRLMLILPVLARLKQICNHPAQFQGTDDYAPERSGKFLRLQELCASIAARQEKAILFTQFRSIIPHLHDLLSSVFGRSGLTLHGGTPIPERQGIVNAFQKESGPPFCILSLKAAGTGLTLTQASHVIHVDRWWNPAVENQATDRAYRIGQHRNVLVHRLICRGTIEDRIDAMLSEKRRMADDLFSGGPEQWLMNMSAEELNNLFSRYHS
- a CDS encoding bifunctional metallophosphatase/5'-nucleotidase, whose amino-acid sequence is MIPPRIILAGLACLCPFSLAQKLKSDPNKTLIIISTSDIHGNLDKFPKLATLVKQYRAKYPHVLLVDSGDYFMGNPYVDEWEKRGEPLTILMNKLGFDLATVGNHDLDYGQEALRDHIKGMPHTKFVITNVNPSPTLTNCFLPYASIPLKGTPISVGFIGLADLQTTDVRRMGGISWKLPDEDDYKGIMDRFRLHHNTINVILSHLGYEHDMKMMKYSPNIDVILGGHTHVMLPNGQLRSGTLLSHTGHRLSHAGVTEITFSTEKPVSILSKSTKAVGLDEKIPNDPEVEKLVQQFTGNPLFKEQVGVAGEDLTHVTIGTIFCKAIQQASNSDIAIYNRGGVRAKSHLCKGPITIKDIYEMEPFREKIVTCSMSKADIEQLILTKFMSPSEDEGGILEIYCSGFSYQIMDGVTPSISSTLKNNVVYTVAMGDYLCNNFKFPQRGNGKPTGIKVRDALITYLKQIKELFNPPPPKLPIIKTNTFAL
- a CDS encoding septal ring lytic transglycosylase RlpA family protein, whose translation is MSVADALKYSETGYASWYGGKGRSMKTSSGEYINPQSSMTAAHTTLPMPCKVKVTCLATGKSAIVRINNRGPFHSNRLIDLTAAAASHIGLRSRGVSKVRLEVISVGDGPYEVFAR
- a CDS encoding NAD(+)/NADH kinase translates to MNPSKVIGLVALAEKPGLAEALRIMRRELARHGLGSCVIETPDALEQCITRCSLLVTFGGDGTMLTVSTLAAMHHVPLAGVNLGRLGFMTTCSVQELPLLAYALQEGAYLTDDRSMLEVVKMGVDGSPGPLRKLALNEVSLIRAQSGKMVDLDAEIDGELLNRYHADGVLVSTPTGSTAYSLSAGGPLVWPMSRVVCVTPICPHSLTNRSVVLPDTMTIRLRPRERRGRFDSMVYSLDGRSAYPIEVGESLLIRKAPETLSLVHLRKQNFGALLRAKLRWQGAEIPTDDE
- the rplX gene encoding 50S ribosomal protein L24; the encoded protein is MKTHVKKGDEVEIIAGRNHKGKRGTVLAVNASKGTVIVEGVRTLKKAVRPTEQNPEGGIQEINGPIHISNVKKVG
- the rplE gene encoding 50S ribosomal protein L5, producing MSTPTLQTYYREKVVPGLQAKHAYKNVHQIPRLEKIVVTSCMGKHPDRKQAVEDAVNEIAKITGQKPSTTFARKSVANFKVREGEPLGARVTLRGTRMWEFLDRFINVTAPNIRDFRGLPYKSFDGNGNYAIGISDQSIFPEIELDQIKRQIGFDIIFVTTAPTDDEGRDLLRALGVPMREPKKAEETQPANA
- the rpsH gene encoding 30S ribosomal protein S8 — encoded protein: MAVLSDPISDFLTRLKNASLAGNEEFTAPCSNIKVEIARILQEEGYIWNYEVTGEGTKKQIKVKTKFTSQGKPVVTEVKRSSKPGRRQYVSSEDIPRVLSGLGIAIVSTSRGVMTGAQARKQSIGGELLALVW